Proteins found in one Kangiella sediminilitoris genomic segment:
- a CDS encoding cation diffusion facilitator family transporter — MHSHGHSHRNDVEQQAHPVANRLQMLWAVCLTGGFMVVEVIGGLISGSLALLADAGHMLTDTAALLLAFYAMTLSAKPADNKRTFGYGRLQVLAAYTNGMFLLALTGWIVWESIERFYEPNPIKSGTMLTVAILGLVVNLIVFKVLHSSSQSNINIRSAMLHVLGDLLGSVGAIIAALIIWQWQLLWVDPLLSIFVSILILRSAYHVIKDSSHILLEGKPQEFDTQEIKRNLMELEGVVDIHHMHLWSISEQEPLMTFHAMIGERYDNDKMIDQMLGLLRNRHGLAHATIQIERNACLEDTTQVACADEASN, encoded by the coding sequence ATGCACTCACATGGGCATTCCCATAGAAATGATGTAGAACAGCAAGCTCACCCTGTAGCAAACCGTTTACAGATGCTCTGGGCCGTTTGCCTAACCGGTGGCTTTATGGTGGTTGAGGTCATTGGGGGACTAATCTCCGGCTCATTGGCGTTACTTGCTGATGCGGGGCACATGTTGACTGATACAGCAGCTTTGCTGTTGGCATTCTATGCCATGACCTTAAGCGCAAAACCGGCCGATAATAAACGCACCTTTGGTTACGGGCGTTTGCAGGTATTGGCAGCCTATACAAACGGCATGTTCTTACTGGCTTTGACTGGTTGGATTGTTTGGGAGAGTATCGAGCGCTTCTATGAGCCTAACCCGATAAAAAGTGGAACCATGTTAACGGTAGCGATACTAGGCTTAGTGGTTAATCTAATTGTATTCAAAGTTCTTCATAGCTCAAGTCAGTCTAACATTAATATTCGCAGTGCCATGCTTCACGTGCTGGGTGATCTGTTAGGCTCTGTAGGTGCAATTATTGCCGCTCTCATTATCTGGCAATGGCAGCTACTTTGGGTGGACCCACTATTATCCATTTTTGTTTCTATTCTCATCTTACGTAGTGCTTACCACGTAATAAAGGATTCTTCTCACATATTACTGGAGGGCAAGCCGCAAGAATTTGATACACAGGAAATTAAAAGAAACTTAATGGAACTCGAGGGTGTGGTTGATATTCATCATATGCACCTTTGGAGCATTAGTGAGCAGGAGCCGCTTATGACTTTCCACGCAATGATTGGTGAAAGGTACGACAACGATAAGATGATTGATCAAATGTTGGGGCTGCTACGAAACCGGCATGGACTGGCCCATGCGACGATACAGATTGAACGAAATGCTTGTCTTGAGGATACTACACAGGTTGCGTGCGCAGATGAGGCTAGTAACTGA
- the rplO gene encoding 50S ribosomal protein L15 — protein sequence MRLNTLMPAPGSKKDRKRVGRGIGSTDGKTAGRGHKGQKSRSGGFNKIGFEGGQMPLKQRLPKFGFKSRKALVTAEIRLNELSKVDGDVVDMLSLKKAGIIGNSIENAKVILSGEIERPVTVSGGVRVTKGAQKAIEAAGGKVES from the coding sequence TTTAAATACATTGATGCCAGCTCCTGGTAGTAAAAAAGATCGTAAACGTGTTGGCCGAGGCATCGGTTCTACTGACGGTAAAACTGCAGGTCGCGGTCATAAAGGTCAGAAGTCACGTTCAGGCGGTTTCAATAAGATTGGTTTCGAAGGTGGTCAGATGCCTTTGAAACAACGTTTACCAAAGTTTGGCTTTAAGTCGCGTAAGGCTTTGGTTACTGCTGAAATTCGTTTAAACGAACTTTCAAAAGTAGACGGTGATGTTGTAGATATGTTGAGCTTGAAAAAAGCTGGCATTATCGGCAACAGCATTGAAAACGCAAAAGTGATCTTGTCTGGTGAAATTGAACGTCCAGTAACTGTTTCTGGTGGTGTTCGTGTGACTAAAGGTGCACAGAAAGCTATCGAAGCAGCTGGCGGTAAGGTTGAATCATAA
- the rpmJ gene encoding 50S ribosomal protein L36, protein MKVRASVKKMCRNCKVIRRHGSVRVICVDPRHKQRQG, encoded by the coding sequence ATGAAAGTTCGTGCTTCTGTTAAGAAAATGTGCCGTAACTGCAAAGTGATTCGTCGTCACGGCAGTGTTCGCGTTATCTGTGTTGACCCTCGCCATAAACAGCGTCAAGGTTAA
- the rpsD gene encoding 30S ribosomal protein S4, which produces MARYLGPKLKLSRREGVDLGHKSGVRAIETKCKIEVVPGQHGARRSRLSDYGLQLREKQKVRRIYGVLERQFRNYYKEADRIKGATGSNLLQLLESRLDNVVYRMGYASTRGEARQLVSHKAILVNGQAVNIPSYSVKADDVISVREKSQKQARITAALELAAQRDKPEWIEVDAKKMEGTFKRLPERTELDASINENLIVELYSK; this is translated from the coding sequence ATGGCTAGATATCTAGGTCCTAAACTTAAATTGTCGCGTCGTGAAGGTGTCGATCTTGGACACAAATCAGGCGTACGCGCAATTGAGACCAAATGTAAAATTGAAGTTGTTCCAGGTCAGCATGGCGCTCGTCGTAGCCGTCTTTCTGACTACGGTCTACAGCTTCGTGAAAAGCAAAAAGTTCGTCGTATCTACGGTGTACTTGAACGCCAATTCCGTAATTACTACAAAGAAGCTGATCGTATCAAAGGTGCGACTGGCTCAAACTTGTTACAATTACTTGAATCGCGTTTAGACAACGTAGTTTATCGTATGGGTTACGCTTCTACACGTGGCGAAGCTCGTCAGCTAGTTAGCCACAAAGCAATTTTGGTTAACGGCCAAGCGGTAAATATTCCTTCTTACTCAGTTAAAGCTGATGACGTGATCTCTGTTCGTGAAAAATCACAGAAGCAGGCACGTATCACTGCAGCTCTTGAGCTTGCAGCTCAACGCGATAAGCCTGAGTGGATTGAAGTCGATGCAAAGAAAATGGAAGGTACTTTTAAGCGTCTTCCAGAGCGTACAGAATTGGACGCTAGCATCAACGAAAACCTAATTGTAGAGCTTTACTCTAAGTAA
- a CDS encoding DUF3149 domain-containing protein, whose protein sequence is MKLFSELFSSPFGIFSAIVIIAILVMAVFFIYLFVSKSAQKPGEK, encoded by the coding sequence ATGAAGTTATTCAGCGAACTTTTCTCAAGCCCTTTTGGTATTTTCAGTGCAATAGTAATCATTGCAATACTTGTGATGGCAGTTTTCTTTATCTATCTTTTTGTAAGCAAGTCTGCACAGAAGCCCGGTGAAAAATAA
- the rpsM gene encoding 30S ribosomal protein S13 has protein sequence MARIAGINIPVHKHADVALTAIYGIGRPRAQKICADAGVEPTAKIKDLSEDQIENLRNEVSKFTVEGDLRREINMNIKRLMDLGCFRGIRHRRNLPLRGQRTKTNARTRKGPRKPIKK, from the coding sequence ATGGCTCGTATAGCTGGTATTAACATTCCGGTACATAAGCATGCTGATGTCGCACTGACCGCTATCTATGGTATCGGTCGTCCTCGTGCACAGAAAATCTGTGCTGATGCAGGGGTTGAACCTACTGCAAAGATCAAAGATTTGAGCGAAGACCAAATTGAGAATCTACGTAACGAGGTGAGCAAATTTACTGTCGAAGGTGATTTGCGTCGCGAAATCAACATGAATATTAAACGTTTGATGGACTTGGGTTGTTTCCGAGGAATTCGTCATCGTCGTAACCTGCCTCTGCGCGGTCAACGTACGAAGACAAATGCTCGTACCCGTAAAGGTCCTCGCAAACCGATTAAGAAATAG
- a CDS encoding transglycosylase SLT domain-containing protein, with amino-acid sequence MLTLGSILSSCATYKPSNVSDLCNILSEEDWYEAALESQEEWGTPIHVQLAIMHQESKFNRTIRPEMEWFLGFIPVGRPSDAYGYAQALESTWETYVKSTGNWNAKRDEFDDAIHFIGWYTYNTHKKLGVSKWDAKKQYLAYHEGWGGYKRGTYRGKAWLLKVSDKVKVRSLDYARQYKRCRAELDDSLRGWF; translated from the coding sequence ATGCTGACGCTGGGCAGCATCCTCAGTTCATGCGCTACTTATAAGCCAAGTAATGTCAGTGATTTGTGTAATATATTATCTGAAGAAGACTGGTACGAAGCGGCGTTAGAATCTCAAGAAGAGTGGGGGACGCCGATACATGTTCAACTGGCGATCATGCATCAAGAGTCAAAATTTAACCGTACCATTCGGCCCGAGATGGAATGGTTTCTTGGCTTTATTCCAGTTGGACGTCCATCTGATGCCTACGGCTATGCTCAGGCACTAGAGAGTACCTGGGAAACCTACGTCAAATCGACTGGCAACTGGAATGCTAAGCGAGATGAATTTGATGATGCAATACATTTCATTGGTTGGTATACCTACAATACCCATAAAAAGCTAGGGGTGTCTAAATGGGACGCTAAAAAGCAATACCTGGCATATCATGAGGGCTGGGGGGGGTATAAGCGTGGTACATACCGCGGTAAGGCTTGGCTATTAAAAGTATCGGATAAAGTAAAGGTACGCTCTTTGGATTATGCCCGTCAATATAAGCGCTGCCGTGCAGAACTGGACGATAGTCTTAGAGGTTGGTTTTAA
- the secY gene encoding preprotein translocase subunit SecY, translating to MALSPQQLAKSGGLNELKQRLLFVLIAIVVFRLGSFVPVPGVNAEALQQILNSDTIFSLFNVFSGGAMERASVLALGIMPYISASIIMQILSYVDPRLKEIKKEGESGRRKINQYTRYLTVGLATVQAFGMATQLPSMVPGLVENPDFSFYFVAIATLVTGTMFLMWLGEQITERGIGNGISIIILVGIVAGFPQAIKQVFSQAYDGQRDVLGILVFAVFALAVIYFIVWFETAQRRITINYAKRQQGNKVFAAQSSFLPMKLNMAGVIPAIFASSIVLFPGTLLSWFGNAGEVSWLSTLAQNLQPGNPVYMMLYASGIIFFAFFYTALTQNPRDTADNLKKSGAFIPGIRPGQQTASYLDKVTTRLTFWGALYMTAVCLLPEFLILLFEYPFYFGGTSLLIIVVVAMDFMAQVQAHMMSQQYDSVLKKANLKKHGPSGRVRR from the coding sequence ATGGCATTATCACCACAGCAATTAGCAAAAAGCGGTGGTTTGAATGAGCTCAAACAACGTCTGTTGTTTGTGCTCATTGCTATTGTAGTCTTCCGTCTAGGTTCTTTTGTACCTGTTCCGGGTGTAAACGCCGAAGCACTACAACAGATATTGAATTCAGATACTATTTTCTCTTTATTCAATGTCTTTTCAGGCGGTGCGATGGAACGTGCCTCAGTTTTAGCACTAGGTATCATGCCGTATATTTCGGCGTCGATTATCATGCAGATCCTGAGTTATGTCGATCCTCGTTTGAAAGAGATCAAGAAGGAAGGCGAAAGTGGACGCCGTAAAATCAACCAGTATACTCGCTATCTAACGGTTGGCCTGGCTACAGTTCAAGCCTTCGGTATGGCGACTCAGCTACCGAGCATGGTTCCTGGGTTGGTTGAGAATCCTGACTTTTCGTTCTATTTTGTTGCGATAGCTACATTGGTAACGGGCACTATGTTCCTGATGTGGTTGGGTGAACAAATTACGGAAAGAGGTATCGGTAACGGTATCTCTATTATTATCTTGGTGGGTATCGTTGCTGGTTTCCCACAGGCTATCAAGCAAGTATTTTCACAAGCTTATGATGGTCAGCGTGACGTTCTGGGTATCCTGGTGTTCGCTGTCTTTGCACTTGCTGTGATTTACTTCATAGTGTGGTTTGAAACGGCTCAACGTCGTATCACGATCAACTACGCAAAACGCCAACAAGGTAATAAGGTTTTTGCAGCACAAAGTAGCTTCCTACCAATGAAGCTTAATATGGCGGGTGTAATCCCTGCTATTTTTGCATCCAGTATCGTATTGTTCCCAGGTACTTTGTTATCTTGGTTCGGTAACGCTGGAGAAGTCAGTTGGTTAAGTACTTTGGCGCAGAATCTACAACCTGGTAATCCGGTCTACATGATGTTGTACGCCTCGGGTATTATATTCTTTGCTTTCTTTTATACAGCATTGACGCAAAACCCACGTGATACAGCTGATAACCTGAAAAAATCAGGCGCCTTTATTCCAGGTATTCGTCCTGGTCAACAAACGGCTAGTTATTTAGATAAGGTCACAACCCGATTGACGTTCTGGGGTGCCCTTTACATGACTGCAGTATGTTTGTTACCAGAGTTTCTGATTTTGCTATTTGAATATCCGTTCTACTTCGGTGGTACGTCACTATTGATTATTGTAGTTGTTGCTATGGACTTCATGGCTCAAGTACAAGCGCATATGATGTCGCAGCAATATGACTCGGTATTGAAAAAAGCAAATCTTAAAAAGCATGGCCCGTCGGGTCGTGTACGTCGCTAA
- a CDS encoding response regulator, with translation MSTILLVDDDSNILANTAKKLEDAGYKYDYVNDYKTALNFLRLSRPTIQIVVVTLNNSLGYPVMRKLHSLMADRATIIVYSNNKDRSIANWVKKHNIPYFFEHHQQEEQLFNHIKRSLYRQGQFFSHQQLSMLATILAKYTNDAESLVKQTAPHSKSLQELQHKLARKLDGIDNQRRFLSEVQK, from the coding sequence ATGAGCACGATCTTATTAGTCGACGATGACAGCAACATCTTAGCAAATACAGCCAAAAAATTGGAAGATGCTGGCTACAAATATGACTATGTTAACGACTATAAGACTGCCCTGAACTTTCTTCGGCTATCTCGCCCAACAATTCAAATCGTTGTCGTCACCCTGAATAATTCTCTGGGTTACCCTGTGATGCGTAAGCTACACTCATTAATGGCTGACCGAGCGACGATTATTGTTTACTCCAATAATAAAGACCGTAGTATTGCCAACTGGGTGAAGAAGCATAATATCCCTTATTTTTTCGAGCATCACCAGCAGGAAGAGCAACTGTTTAATCACATCAAGCGTTCGCTTTATCGCCAAGGGCAGTTTTTTTCTCATCAGCAACTTTCAATGCTTGCTACGATCCTGGCTAAATATACCAATGACGCCGAAAGCCTGGTAAAACAGACTGCCCCACATTCAAAAAGTTTACAGGAACTACAGCACAAACTCGCCCGAAAACTTGATGGCATTGATAATCAGCGTCGTTTTTTATCTGAAGTTCAGAAATAG
- a CDS encoding class I SAM-dependent methyltransferase, producing MPLLQELPENNIFQAYGILLLKNNHRFVRKLKKYYTPSIHGHKTWNSSFLLMDYFLHNETLGHRKTIMELGCGWGPASIFCAQHADAKVTGVDRDDEVFPYLEVQAALNEVEIKTKQASFEKITKKQFSEFDILIGADICFWDKLTKIHYNLINRAFKAGVKEIIIADPGREPFYELAEKCLDKYKDCDLLDWYATEPEHFEGEILVIRNPDY from the coding sequence ATGCCACTTTTACAGGAGTTACCAGAGAACAATATATTTCAGGCTTACGGTATTTTACTACTGAAAAATAATCACAGGTTTGTGCGCAAACTGAAGAAATACTACACTCCTTCTATTCATGGGCACAAAACATGGAACAGTAGCTTCCTACTAATGGACTACTTTCTACATAATGAAACTTTGGGCCATCGAAAGACAATTATGGAGCTCGGGTGTGGCTGGGGACCTGCCAGTATCTTTTGTGCACAGCATGCAGATGCAAAAGTTACAGGTGTTGACCGCGATGATGAAGTGTTCCCTTACCTCGAGGTTCAAGCTGCCTTAAATGAGGTAGAGATTAAAACCAAACAAGCTAGCTTTGAAAAAATAACGAAAAAGCAGTTCTCAGAGTTCGATATATTGATAGGCGCTGACATCTGCTTTTGGGATAAATTAACTAAGATTCACTACAATCTGATTAATCGCGCATTCAAAGCTGGGGTTAAGGAGATTATTATCGCCGACCCTGGGCGAGAGCCGTTTTATGAATTAGCAGAAAAATGTCTGGATAAGTACAAAGACTGCGATCTCCTAGACTGGTATGCAACCGAACCCGAACACTTTGAGGGTGAGATACTGGTAATTAGAAATCCAGATTACTGA
- a CDS encoding DNA-directed RNA polymerase subunit alpha produces MSATEFLTPRQIKVESDEGTKARVILEPFERGFGHTLGNSLRRILLSSMPGAAVTEVEIDGVLHEYSAIEGVQEDVIDILLNLKGLAVRLEDKEEVTLTLQKKGEGVVSAADIEEVSGAEVVNKDHYIATLNKGGALTMRIKVKLGRGYEASNTRKQPEGEDKPIGVLQVDSSFSPMKKVSYTVESARVEQRTNLDKLVLDLETNGTIDPEEAIRRSATILQQQLAAFVDLKDEKQAEPEKEEPEIDPILLRPVDDLELTVRSANCLKTENIHYIGDLVQRTEVELLKTPNLGKKSLTEIKDVLASRGLSLGMRLENWPPSSILGE; encoded by the coding sequence ATGTCAGCAACTGAATTTCTGACTCCGCGTCAAATTAAGGTCGAATCAGACGAAGGCACTAAAGCCCGAGTTATATTAGAGCCTTTTGAGCGTGGATTTGGACACACTTTGGGTAACTCACTGCGTCGCATCTTGCTATCGTCTATGCCTGGTGCTGCAGTGACAGAAGTAGAAATCGACGGCGTACTTCACGAATACTCAGCTATTGAGGGTGTTCAGGAAGACGTGATCGATATCCTTTTGAACTTAAAAGGATTGGCAGTTCGCCTTGAAGATAAAGAAGAGGTTACTCTGACTTTACAAAAGAAAGGTGAAGGCGTCGTGTCTGCTGCTGACATTGAAGAAGTTTCTGGTGCAGAAGTAGTGAACAAAGATCACTACATCGCCACTTTGAATAAAGGTGGCGCTTTAACCATGCGTATCAAGGTTAAACTTGGTCGCGGTTATGAAGCATCAAACACACGTAAACAACCAGAAGGTGAAGATAAGCCTATTGGTGTTTTACAGGTGGACTCTTCTTTCAGCCCAATGAAGAAAGTATCTTACACCGTAGAATCTGCGCGTGTTGAGCAGCGTACTAACTTAGACAAGCTGGTTCTTGATCTTGAAACAAACGGTACTATTGACCCTGAAGAAGCAATCCGCCGTAGTGCGACCATTCTTCAGCAGCAATTGGCAGCGTTTGTTGATCTTAAAGATGAGAAGCAAGCTGAGCCTGAGAAAGAAGAACCAGAAATCGATCCGATTCTATTGCGTCCGGTTGATGATCTGGAACTGACAGTACGTTCTGCAAACTGTCTGAAAACTGAGAATATCCATTATATTGGTGACTTGGTTCAGCGTACCGAAGTTGAGTTACTCAAAACTCCAAACCTTGGTAAGAAGTCATTGACCGAAATCAAAGACGTTCTTGCTTCACGTGGTTTGTCTTTAGGTATGCGTCTTGAAAACTGGCCGCCATCAAGCATTTTGGGTGAATAA
- the rpsK gene encoding 30S ribosomal protein S11: MAKSPRTAKKKVKKTVVDGMAHIHASFNNTIITITDRQGNALAWATSGGSGFRGSRKSTPFAAQVAADRAAQTVKEMGMKNVEVFVKGPGPGRESAVRALNAAGFKVTNITDVTPIPHNGCRPPKKRRV; this comes from the coding sequence ATGGCTAAATCACCTCGTACTGCAAAGAAAAAAGTTAAAAAGACCGTAGTTGATGGTATGGCGCATATCCATGCGTCGTTTAACAACACCATCATTACGATCACAGACCGCCAAGGAAATGCTCTTGCATGGGCAACTTCTGGTGGCTCTGGCTTCCGTGGTTCACGAAAGTCCACTCCTTTTGCTGCACAGGTAGCTGCTGACCGCGCTGCCCAAACAGTAAAAGAGATGGGTATGAAAAATGTTGAAGTATTCGTTAAGGGTCCTGGACCAGGTCGTGAATCAGCGGTTCGCGCACTTAACGCTGCTGGCTTTAAAGTCACCAACATTACTGATGTGACACCGATTCCACACAATGGTTGTCGCCCGCCTAAAAAGCGTCGTGTGTAA
- the rplQ gene encoding 50S ribosomal protein L17, with protein MRHQKSGRKLNRNSSHRKAMFRNMTASLIEHELIRTTLPKAKELRRVAEPLITLAKNDTVSNRRLAFARIRDNAAVAKLFSELGVRYQDRPGGYLRILKCGNRPGDNAPMAYVELVDRPIVEEEDDLEVEETEA; from the coding sequence ATGCGTCATCAAAAATCAGGTCGTAAATTAAACCGTAACAGCTCACACCGTAAAGCAATGTTCCGTAACATGACTGCGTCATTAATCGAGCATGAGCTTATTCGTACTACTTTGCCTAAAGCAAAAGAACTACGTCGCGTTGCTGAGCCGTTAATTACTTTAGCGAAGAATGATACTGTTTCTAACCGTCGTCTAGCTTTTGCACGTATTCGTGACAATGCAGCAGTAGCAAAACTATTCAGTGAACTTGGTGTTCGTTACCAAGATCGTCCGGGTGGCTACCTACGCATTTTGAAATGTGGAAATCGTCCAGGCGATAATGCTCCAATGGCATACGTTGAATTAGTAGATCGTCCTATCGTTGAAGAGGAAGACGATTTGGAAGTAGAAGAAACTGAAGCCTAA